In Primulina eburnea isolate SZY01 chromosome 14, ASM2296580v1, whole genome shotgun sequence, the following proteins share a genomic window:
- the LOC140811090 gene encoding uncharacterized protein, translating to MDPDEISRLVNDLKLSHNDPNDTVNLEEEDIKIGEERLLRCLVAKVLSPKAINRDAFRQQMPRVLQSEKRIIIEATGDNTFVFEFLSLRDRARALSEGPWHFSRNLVRFKEPTGWNNPRSMIFDEIPISVQLHNVPIALMHEDLLLKLGGKIGSVVEIDKGENGACLGRFARIRVRINTMQPLR from the coding sequence ATGGATCCCGATGAGATATCACGGTTGGTTAACGATCTGAAATTATCTCATAATGACCCAAATGATACAGTCAATCTGGAAGAAGAAGATATCAAGATAGGGGAGGAGCGGTTATTACGTTGCTTGGTGGCAAAGGTACTCTCACCGAAGGCCATTAACAGAGACGCCTTCCGCCAACAGATGCCGAGAGTGCTTCAATCAGAAAAACGAATTATCATCGAAGCCACTGGTGACAATACGTTCGTTTTTGAATTTCTTTCATTACGTGATCGTGCTAGGGCACTCTCCGAGGGGCCATGGCATTTTTCGAGGAATCTGGTGAGATTTAAAGAACCTACGGGATGGAATAATCCAAGATCCATGATTTTTGATGAGATACCTATATCGGTACAACTTCATAATGTCCCTATAGCGCTCATGCATGAAGACTTGTTATTGAAACTGGGAGGGAAGATTGGTTCAGTAGTGGAGATAGATAAGGGAGAAAATGGGGCTTGTCTGGGGAGATTCGCCAGAATTAGAGTCCGCATTAATACTATGCAGCCGCTACGATAG
- the LOC140811091 gene encoding uncharacterized protein: MSIIIWNTRGLGNPRAFRELGRLIAEKKPTLLFLSETKMREVHCRYWKNKLGFSGCFMVDCRGRSGGLALLWKEPFSVLVKSYSHGHIDCLVQEKDRVWRFTGFYGQPETHLRHFSWELLHRLRGLTELRMMPWLVGGDFNEICFDSEKLGGNRRAPTQMQAFRDILDIYDLQDLHCHGEFFTWVNRRVSNNLIFERLDRYVGDLNWRLLFPSANVHSLEFFHSDHRTICLKLHGEQVPNQFIRGNNGLSFRFEKGWLLNEDCRLVVENGWKASDPTLSLGDRMEHCKVALLQWDKNKIRHTPRILKAQREKLNGLRTSDNWRSHEAQINELEEEIEDLASKEEMYWRQRSRISWLKDGDRNTKFFHSKASNRRIQNTITGLISSHGDWCTENREMSTIVLDYFESLFTST, translated from the coding sequence ATGAGTATCATAATTTGGAATACTCGAGGGCTTGGGAACCCACGGGCATTCCGGGAATTGGGGCGACTTATCGCCGAAAAGAAACCCACTCTCTTATTTCTTAGTGAAACAAAAATGAGAGAGGTTCATTGTagatattggaaaaataaacTGGGATTCTCGGGTTGCTTTATGGTTGACTGTAGGGGAAGAAGTGGTGGCCTAGCACTGTTGTGGAAGGAGCCCTTCTCTGTGTTGGTTAAATCATACTCACATGGACATATTGATTGTCTAGTTCAAGAAAAAGATCGGGTATGGCGCTTCACAGGTTTCTATGGACAGCCTGAAACACATCTTCGTCACTTCTCTTGGGAGCTCTTGCATCGACTTCGGGGCTTAACAGAACTGAGAATGATGCCTTGGCTGGTAGGAGGAGATTTTAACGAAATATGCTTTGATAGTGAAAAGCTGGGCGGCAATAGAAGGGCTCCAACTCAAATGCAGGCTTTCAGGGATATCCTGGATATCTATGATTTGCAGGACCTTCACTGTCATGGGGAGTTCTTCACGTGGGTGAATAGAAGAGTTTCAAACAACTTGATATTTGAGAGACTGGATAGATATGTGGGGGACTTGAATTGGAGACTTCTTTTTCCATCAGCAAATGTGCATTCTTTGGAGTTCTTCCACTCTGATCATAGAACCATTTGCTTGAAATTACATGGTGAACAGGTACCGAATCAATTTATCCGAGGAAATAATGGTTTGAGCTTCAGGTTTGAGAAAGGTTGGCTACTGAATGAGGATTGTAGATTAGTGGTTGAAAATGGATGGAAAGCCAGTGATCCTACCCTCTCGCTTGGGGACCGTATGGAACACTGCAAAGTTGCTCTTCTTCAGTGGGATAAGAATAAAATACGACATACTCCCAGAATACTAAAAGCACAACGAGAAAAGCTGAATGGGCTGAGGACAAGTGACAATTGGCGATCTCATGAAGCCCAGATCAATGAGTTAGAAGAAGAAATTGAGGACCTTGCTTCTAAAGAGGAGATGTATTGGAGGCAGAGAAGCAGAATATCATGGCTTAAGGATGGCGACCGTAATACAAAGTTTTTTCATTCTAAAGCCTCTAACCGCCGAATTCAGAATACTATCACTGGGTTGATCTCAAGTCATGGCGACTGGTGCACGGAAAATAGAGAGATGTCGACAATTGTGCTGGACTATTTTGAATCTTTATTCACATCCACTTAA